The Mytilus trossulus isolate FHL-02 unplaced genomic scaffold, PNRI_Mtr1.1.1.hap1 h1tg000070l__unscaffolded, whole genome shotgun sequence genome window below encodes:
- the LOC134699552 gene encoding craniofacial development protein 2-like, whose protein sequence is MIASGESRKVAAGRNEVLSAKAKTRIGFWNVRTMYETGKLAQVTSEMRRYNLHILGVSESRWTGSGKIKTDSGETVLYSGRDDNYHFEGVAIILKKDTEKRLMEWKPVKSRLITAKFKGVHTNMTLIQCYAPTNDSDEAMKDTFYEQLQAEVRLVPRHDLLVVMSDLNAKVGNNNTDMDRIIGKHGCGTINDNGERLVELCAAYNLVVGGTLFSHQDIHKLTWCSPNGRDKNQIDHLMINGTWRRSLLDVKVKRGADVGSDHHLVTANIKMKLRSTGRKTLVPTRYDIEKLQDHKVKNAFILQLKNKFQALTDNPDMIPTETTEVNSKWDQIRTIYETTSKECLGFKQGKKMKKWITPGTWKVIEERRHMNKKILDTKSERLQERHKANYRVLDKNVKRMARADKRAYMEDLAKQAEEAAEKGEQGKIYKITREICGKFRNTNDVHIKDKNGRLLTTEDEQKARWAEHFKEVLNRPLPDDEAIVIEAVQDLEININLPNKQEIIKVIKSLKNGKSPGHDNLNAELFKVDPELAAEILQSLFTSIWEGKKKIKKK, encoded by the coding sequence atgattgccagtggTGAAAGCCGCAAGGTGGCTGCTGGCAGGAATGAAGTGCTGAGCGCTAAAGCAAAAACCAGAATAGGATTCTGGAACGTACGTACTATGTATGAAACTGGGAAACTTGCACAGGTCACATCAGAAATGAGGCGATATAATTTGCACATTTTGGGAGTTAGCGAGAGTAGATGGACAGGTTCTGGTAAGATAAAGACAGATTCTGGAGAAACAGTTCTGTACTCAGGGAGAGATGACAACTATCATTTTGAAGGAGTAGCCATCATCCTCAAGAAAGACACTGAGAAGAGACTTATGGAATGGAAACCTGTCAAAAGTAGATTGATAACAGCAAAATTTAAAGGAGTGCACACCAACATGACCCTTATACAATGCTATGCACCAACAAATGACAGTGATGAAGCTATGAAAGACACCTTTTACGAACAACTACAAGCTGAAGTGAGATTGGTACCACGTCATGATCTATTGGTGGTGATGAGTGATTTGAATGCCAAAGTGGGAAACAACAACACTGATATGGACAGAATAATAGGTAAACATGGATGTGGTACTATAAATGATAATGGAGAAAGACTAGTAGAATTATGTGCAGCTTACAACCTGGTTGTAGGAGGAACACTCTTTTCACATCaagatatacataaattaacatgGTGTTCTCCAAATGGAAGGGATAAGAACCAGATAGACCACCTTATGATAAATGGTACTTGGAGGCGTTCATTACTCGATGTTAAAGTCAAGAGGGGAGCAGATGTTGGTAGTGACCATCACCTTGTTACTGCAAATATTAAGATGAAATTGAGAAGTACAGGACGTAAAACACTTGTCCCCACAAGAtatgatattgaaaaattacaagATCACAAAGTAAAAAATGCATTCATCCTCCAATTGAAGAATAAGTTTCAAGCTCTTACAGATAATCCTGACATGATCCCAACAGAAACAACAGAAGTCAACTCAAAATGGGATCAAATAAGAACAATTTACGAAACAACTAGCAAAGAATGTTTGGGTTTTAAACAGGGTAAAAAGATGAAGAAATGGATAACACCAGGTACATGGAAGGTCATTGAAGAAAGACGTCACATGAATAAGAAGATTCTAGACACCAAATCTGAACGGTTACAAGAAAGACACAAAGCAAACTACAGAGTACTAGACAAAAATGTAAAGCGAATGGCTAGAGCAGACAAAAGAGCTTACATGGAAGACCTTGCTAAACAAGCAGAAGAAGCAGCAGAAAAGGGCGAACAGGGAAAAATCTACAAGATCACAAGAGAAATCTGTGGCAAATTTCGTAACACTAATGATGTCcatataaaagacaaaaatggaaGGCTATTAACAACAGAAGACGAGCAAAAAGCCAGATGGGCAGAACACTTTAAGGAAGTACTTAACAGGCCACTGCCAGATGACGAAGCGATAGTAATTGAGGCAGTTCAAGACTTGGAAATTAATATCAACCTTCCAAACAAACAGGAAAtaattaaagtaataaaatctttaaaaaatggaaaatcaccAGGTCATGACAACTTGAATGCAGAACTTTTCAAAGTTGACCCAGAACTCGCAGCTGAAATTCTCCAATCATTATTTACATCAATATgggaaggaaaaaaaaaaataaaaaaaaaataa